In Synechocystis sp. PCC 6714, the following are encoded in one genomic region:
- a CDS encoding ABC transporter substrate-binding protein: MSNKNEIPILIGALLVTLGIVGGGGWFLFNRMNPAAVTPGLSTTGNIPRELQANVSAGEKVLVPTMDNETKLFASKAIAEGKNEEALEKLTQHLEKFPNDPEAWIYLNNVRALGHNPLQIAVVAPVGSSLNIAQEILRGAAQAQEEINQKGGINGRFLHITIINDSNDGNLAQQFAGALVKQEQILGVVGHNASSATLGAAPTYEAGGLVLVNATSDANGITNVGDHIFRVIPQINTSAQTLVQQVSKDTKKVAVCYDSKAPDGVSFYQEFTTGLLAQGGQLAPTVCDLSEPNFNSQAKMAEIVASGAQGLLILPHIDRLDRAFGLGTANQGRLKLYGNSPLSTIKTLEQGQGMVGLTVAIPWSSKSETNRPFAQAARKFWGGDVSWRTAATYDAVYTLANALAIAPSRQGLQKALTEPEFVSSTINGKVSFLPNGDRAGQATLVQIKPSPSHMTGYDFFPINR, from the coding sequence ATGTCCAACAAAAACGAGATTCCCATTTTAATCGGTGCGTTGTTAGTCACCCTGGGCATTGTGGGGGGAGGAGGTTGGTTTTTATTTAACAGAATGAATCCTGCCGCTGTCACTCCTGGTTTATCCACCACTGGCAATATACCCAGGGAATTACAGGCCAATGTCAGCGCGGGAGAAAAGGTGCTCGTGCCCACCATGGACAATGAAACCAAGTTATTTGCTTCCAAGGCGATCGCCGAAGGTAAAAACGAAGAAGCGTTGGAAAAATTAACTCAACATTTGGAAAAGTTCCCCAATGACCCGGAAGCCTGGATTTACCTTAACAACGTACGAGCTTTGGGCCACAATCCTCTCCAGATAGCGGTGGTGGCCCCGGTGGGCAGTAGCCTCAACATTGCCCAGGAAATTCTGCGGGGAGCAGCCCAAGCCCAGGAGGAAATTAACCAAAAAGGAGGTATTAATGGCCGTTTTTTACACATCACCATCATTAACGATTCCAACGATGGCAACTTAGCCCAACAATTTGCCGGAGCTTTAGTCAAACAGGAGCAGATTCTGGGGGTGGTGGGCCACAATGCCAGTAGTGCCACCCTGGGGGCGGCCCCCACCTACGAAGCGGGGGGATTAGTGCTGGTCAATGCCACCAGCGATGCCAACGGTATTACCAATGTGGGCGACCATATTTTTCGGGTCATTCCCCAAATCAACACTTCCGCCCAAACCCTAGTGCAACAGGTGAGTAAAGATACCAAAAAAGTCGCTGTCTGTTACGATTCCAAGGCTCCGGATGGCGTTTCTTTTTACCAAGAATTTACCACTGGTTTATTGGCTCAAGGTGGCCAGTTGGCTCCCACGGTCTGCGATCTGAGTGAACCTAATTTTAACAGCCAAGCCAAAATGGCGGAAATTGTGGCCAGTGGTGCCCAAGGATTGCTCATTTTGCCCCATATCGATCGCCTAGACCGGGCCTTTGGCCTTGGGACTGCCAACCAGGGGCGGTTAAAGCTCTATGGCAATAGTCCCCTGTCTACGATTAAAACGTTGGAGCAGGGCCAGGGCATGGTGGGTTTAACGGTGGCTATTCCCTGGAGTTCTAAGAGTGAAACCAATCGACCTTTTGCCCAGGCGGCCAGGAAATTTTGGGGAGGAGATGTGTCTTGGCGTACGGCGGCCACCTACGATGCGGTTTACACACTGGCTAATGCCTTGGCCATAGCTCCTAGTCGTCAAGGTTTACAAAAGGCTTTGACAGAACCGGAATTTGTTTCTAGCACCATCAACGGGAAAGTGAGCTTTTTGCCCAATGGCGATCGGGCCGGGCAAGCTACCCTGGTGCAAATCAAACCTTCCCCCAGCCATATGACGGGCTACGATTTTTTCCCTATCAACCGCTAG
- a CDS encoding site-2 protease family protein — MWLLLLILAVITYFVVKSNAAPITRTPIWMLWLVLMTPATLWTIWAMVYGPDAPLPPLLLLGPFLVCPLLYWWLVQKGRIVSDKQTQGNGVTAPDNLQGKDAKPAEQAPRPINAAEEKSLRDCFPWGVYYLQQLDYRPQAILCRGKLQVAPEMAYERVKSNVEDAFGDRFLVLFQESLQGQPFFALVPNPAQAKEDNVSNGEKLHKPWLALTLLMLTGFTTTMVGAEMAGLTPAELQVGIQTLKVGLPYSLGILTILGCHELSHYWAAIHYKIRTTLPYFIPIPFFLGTFGAFIQMKSPVPHRKALFDVAIAGPLGGLVVALPILWWGLTQSTVEPMPENTNLLRFDALDYRFSLLMTLISKAALGNQLGANTVLDLHPLAIAGYIGLIVTALNLMPFGQLDGGHIIHAMLGQRAAVVTGQITRVAMVLLSFIRSDFFIWAIILLLMPVGDQPALNDVSELDDRRDLLGIVAIAILILILLPVPPPVAQWLQI, encoded by the coding sequence ATGTGGCTTCTTTTGCTCATCCTTGCTGTCATCACCTATTTTGTGGTTAAAAGCAATGCGGCGCCCATTACCCGCACACCCATTTGGATGTTGTGGTTAGTGTTGATGACCCCGGCAACCCTTTGGACAATTTGGGCAATGGTGTATGGCCCCGATGCCCCTCTACCACCCCTACTGCTCCTGGGGCCATTTTTGGTTTGTCCTCTGCTCTATTGGTGGCTGGTGCAAAAGGGCCGCATTGTCTCCGATAAGCAAACCCAAGGCAATGGTGTCACCGCCCCCGATAATCTCCAGGGCAAGGACGCAAAACCAGCGGAGCAAGCCCCCCGTCCCATTAATGCGGCGGAGGAAAAATCTTTACGGGATTGCTTTCCCTGGGGAGTGTATTATCTCCAACAGTTGGATTATCGGCCCCAGGCTATTCTTTGTCGCGGAAAATTGCAAGTAGCGCCGGAAATGGCCTATGAACGGGTTAAGAGCAACGTGGAAGATGCCTTTGGCGATCGCTTTTTGGTGCTATTCCAAGAAAGTTTACAGGGTCAGCCTTTTTTTGCCCTGGTGCCCAACCCCGCCCAGGCCAAGGAAGATAATGTTAGCAACGGGGAAAAGCTCCATAAACCCTGGTTAGCCTTGACTTTACTAATGCTGACGGGATTTACCACCACCATGGTGGGGGCAGAAATGGCTGGGTTGACCCCCGCAGAACTCCAGGTGGGCATTCAGACATTGAAGGTAGGTTTACCCTACAGTCTCGGCATTTTGACCATTTTAGGTTGCCATGAATTGAGCCATTACTGGGCGGCGATACACTACAAAATTCGCACCACTTTGCCCTATTTCATTCCCATTCCCTTCTTTTTAGGCACTTTTGGCGCTTTTATCCAAATGAAGTCTCCGGTGCCCCACCGCAAGGCCTTATTTGATGTGGCGATCGCCGGGCCGTTGGGGGGCTTGGTGGTGGCGTTACCAATTTTATGGTGGGGGTTGACCCAATCCACTGTGGAACCAATGCCGGAGAATACCAACCTGTTGCGGTTTGATGCCCTGGATTACCGCTTTTCCCTACTGATGACCCTGATTAGCAAAGCGGCTTTAGGCAATCAACTGGGGGCTAATACGGTGTTAGACCTCCATCCCCTGGCGATCGCCGGTTACATTGGTTTGATTGTTACTGCACTGAATTTAATGCCCTTTGGTCAATTGGACGGGGGCCATATTATCCATGCCATGCTGGGGCAACGGGCGGCCGTTGTGACTGGGCAAATTACCCGGGTGGCTATGGTGCTGCTCTCCTTTATCCGTAGTGATTTTTTCATCTGGGCAATTATTTTGTTACTCATGCCCGTGGGGGATCAGCCAGCATTAAATGACGTTAGCGAACTAGATGACCGCCGGGATTTATTAGGCATCGTGGCGATCGCCATTTTGATCTTGATCCTTTTACCAGTGCCTCCCCCGGTAGCCCAGTGGTTACAAATATAG
- a CDS encoding iron uptake porin, producing the protein MLGQLLLVWGLGALMAIAFGTNQLVQAQMIETSTSSNRLRLDGFLDDRAEPNSLSQITSVSELRDVQPTAWAYEALQSLVERYGCIVGYPDRTFRGDRALSRWEFAAGLNACMNVMERLVQENVAVLREDIDKLKRLAQEFEGELAALGTRIDNLEVRTSYLEDHQFSTTTKLSGQVVMALGGIVSGDKNNGTEAIARNTTLGYRSRLELNTSFRGDDDLFIRLSSGTLADYGPVAGTFQPVLGATEPEDGNLSNSVLYYTFPATENIRLWALAAGGAFDDFTNTVNILDGDGAFGALTSFGTRSPIYFLGEGTGAALQGTWDRFQLSLGYLASTGNDPSQGEGLFNGGYGTIAQLNYDFSDNLTVALTYGHGYNTLDTGTGSQRSNFRYFTETTFGEAANTSHNAYGAALSWQLSDYFILGGWGGVTKARTLNAINFEDTSIRRGSLDIWNWAVTLAFPDIFKEDNLAGIIVGMQPWVSSSSIVFPDDIATTDVDSSVYLEGFFQWAVNDNLSITPGIVVVPNADYNNANGTLVLGVIRTTFSF; encoded by the coding sequence ATGTTAGGACAACTGTTACTAGTGTGGGGCTTAGGTGCCTTGATGGCGATCGCCTTTGGAACAAATCAGTTAGTACAAGCCCAAATGATTGAGACCTCAACATCGTCGAATCGTCTAAGACTAGATGGTTTCCTTGACGATAGGGCTGAGCCCAATTCGCTATCTCAAATCACTTCAGTGTCGGAACTGCGGGATGTCCAGCCCACGGCCTGGGCGTATGAAGCACTGCAGAGTTTAGTGGAGCGTTATGGTTGCATTGTCGGTTACCCAGACCGGACTTTCCGTGGCGATCGGGCCCTGTCCCGTTGGGAATTCGCCGCTGGGTTAAATGCTTGCATGAACGTAATGGAGCGTTTAGTGCAGGAAAATGTGGCGGTGTTAAGGGAAGACATAGACAAACTAAAACGGTTGGCCCAGGAATTTGAAGGGGAATTGGCTGCCCTAGGAACCCGCATCGACAATCTAGAAGTGCGCACAAGTTACCTAGAAGACCATCAATTTTCCACCACCACCAAATTAAGTGGGCAAGTGGTGATGGCCCTGGGTGGCATTGTCAGTGGGGACAAAAATAACGGCACCGAGGCGATCGCCAGAAATACCACTTTGGGCTATCGTAGCCGATTGGAACTCAATACAAGTTTTCGGGGTGATGACGATCTCTTCATTCGTCTATCCAGCGGAACTCTCGCCGACTATGGCCCCGTGGCCGGTACTTTCCAGCCAGTCTTGGGCGCAACGGAACCGGAGGATGGCAACCTAAGCAACAGCGTTTTGTATTACACATTTCCCGCCACGGAAAACATTCGCCTTTGGGCCCTTGCCGCTGGGGGCGCCTTCGATGATTTCACCAATACCGTGAACATTTTGGACGGAGACGGAGCCTTTGGTGCTTTGACATCCTTTGGTACCCGTAGTCCTATTTATTTTCTAGGGGAAGGCACCGGGGCGGCCCTACAGGGCACCTGGGATCGGTTCCAACTCAGCTTGGGTTACCTTGCTTCTACGGGCAATGATCCCTCCCAGGGAGAAGGACTTTTCAACGGCGGTTACGGCACGATCGCCCAGTTAAACTACGACTTCAGCGATAATCTCACCGTAGCTTTAACCTATGGCCATGGCTACAACACCCTAGACACCGGCACGGGAAGTCAGCGCTCCAACTTCCGCTATTTCACCGAAACCACCTTTGGCGAAGCGGCCAATACTTCCCACAATGCCTATGGAGCGGCCCTTTCCTGGCAACTGAGTGACTATTTTATTCTGGGGGGTTGGGGCGGTGTAACTAAAGCCCGCACCCTTAATGCTATTAACTTTGAGGACACTAGCATTCGCCGGGGCAGTTTAGACATTTGGAATTGGGCAGTGACCCTTGCGTTCCCGGATATTTTTAAAGAAGACAATCTGGCGGGCATTATTGTCGGTATGCAACCCTGGGTCAGTAGCAGTTCGATTGTTTTTCCCGACGACATTGCCACCACTGACGTGGATAGTTCTGTCTATCTGGAAGGTTTTTTCCAATGGGCCGTCAATGATAATCTTTCCATCACCCCCGGTATTGTGGTAGTGCCCAATGCTGACTACAACAATGCCAATGGCACCCTAGTCTTGGGGGTAATTCGCACCACTTTTAGTTTTTAA
- a CDS encoding histidine phosphatase family protein — protein MEWINRLLLFGVVLWVQSMGVSFSESNSRLIGGLKVDFTQAWAEEMTPGEQANRDFQDQLNKKDLLEELQQGGYVIYIRHAQTEKDYADQVTAEMGNCSTQRALSETGWQQAKAIGQGFEKYGIPYGQVFSSQYCRAWQTADLAFGRYEKNADLNFPKSEDYSPEQIAQMKALLSPFLSQKPAQGTNTIIVGHDDLFEATTGIYPDPQGMAYVIKPLGNDQFSLVANLRSEEWLELGQ, from the coding sequence ATGGAATGGATTAATCGCCTCCTGTTGTTCGGCGTTGTATTGTGGGTGCAATCCATGGGCGTGTCTTTTTCTGAAAGTAATTCCCGCTTAATTGGCGGTCTTAAAGTGGACTTTACCCAGGCTTGGGCTGAGGAAATGACTCCCGGCGAACAAGCCAATCGTGATTTTCAAGACCAGTTAAATAAGAAAGATTTGCTAGAAGAATTACAGCAAGGGGGATATGTGATTTATATCCGCCACGCCCAGACTGAAAAAGATTATGCAGATCAAGTTACAGCGGAAATGGGGAATTGCTCAACGCAACGGGCTTTGAGTGAAACGGGATGGCAACAGGCCAAGGCGATCGGCCAGGGGTTTGAAAAATACGGTATTCCCTATGGACAGGTTTTTTCGAGTCAATATTGTCGAGCTTGGCAAACAGCGGATTTAGCTTTTGGAAGATACGAAAAGAATGCTGACCTGAATTTTCCGAAGTCGGAAGATTATAGTCCGGAACAAATTGCCCAAATGAAGGCGTTACTCAGTCCCTTTTTAAGCCAGAAGCCTGCCCAGGGGACCAATACCATTATTGTCGGCCACGATGATTTGTTTGAAGCAACAACAGGCATTTACCCCGACCCCCAAGGGATGGCTTACGTAATTAAGCCATTGGGCAATGATCAGTTTAGTCTGGTGGCTAATTTGCGGTCGGAAGAGTGGTTAGAGCTTGGCCAGTAA